The region GAGAGTCGGAGAAGGCCTGCCACAGTGCGGCGTGGGCTGGATGAAGTTGGGATATCCGAGAGATAAAGTTACTGTGAAAGCCATGAGCGTGTGTAAACTAATCCATCCTCACCCAACTGCCAGGCATAGTCCACAATCCACAGCATGTCCCGAGGCATTCCCTCCTCACGTCTGTGTCTACTCCCCCCACAGACGTCCTCCATGAAGGAAGTCAGGAGTTTACCGTTTGTTACTGTATGTAAAACAATTTATGTATTAACGACATGTCATAAAGAAATGATCCAAAACAATTTACTTGTTTTCTTAAACCAACAGTCAGAAACACTAAGATGTTTGTTGTTGGGTCATAAAAGTTTaagagaagctggaaccactgAGCTTCGGGGGCCGTCGACATGAAGGAAGGAATTAAGTTGAAACTGTAAGTGTAAGAGAGAAATTCgagaatgaataaagaaaaaaattacgATTATGAAAATTGTTTCATAATAAATCGGATAAAGCGGCTCGTCGGAAACACTGACGAGCCGCTAAAGATGCCAATCATTTTACAATGAAGTTCCAATCACGGTGGCCTTGCAGGTTGAGGTCATTCTCACAggaggggtcaaaggtcacggccCCCACCTGGACACCGGTGTCACACGTCCAGCTGACACGCGTCATAAACACTGAGGATCATCCTGAAcgtgtttctctgctgtgactgtCGTTTATTCTCCGTTCACACACACGACTCATGTACAGTTTCCACATATGAAGCAGCATCACCATCTCAGATCTAACTaccacagcccccccccccgacacacacacacacacacacacacacacacacacacacacacacacacacacacacacacacacacacacacacacacacacacacccatgttgCCTTGTCTGTGTCAGGGTCAAAGGGCAAGTGTTGTCACATGGTCAGCATAGCTCGCGTAATGACTGACAGGTGGACACAAGCGCTGAACTCTGACTCTGGTTACCAATCAGACACTTCAGAGGCGCCCACTGTGCAAACATGAGGCGACGTAAACCTGTGATTCTGTTCATACATCAAACCCCGAAACTTTACTTCAGTCAAAGTTTTATCAGTAATTTATCATTGaaaaattaacattaacatctAAAGGAAAAGTCCAAAGACCGGGGAAAGATGTAGGAACCATTTATGGGCttcctgaaaaataaataaatacaagaacTGTATTGATCTTAAAGTATAAAGTTGTGACTTGTACACCACCAGGGATTTcctgacttttatttattcattgaaTCATCATCTGTTTAGAATATTTTGCTGCCTTTCTTTTTACTGATGCATTCACATGTGAACAGCATCATTTTGTTTCTCCTCTGGCAGCGTGAACAGGATGTCGTTTCTCGGTCTGCGCTGATCGTCCCAGGTGTAGttatgagaaacagagaaacctCAAAGTCAAAACGACACCAGCGTAGAAAACATCAGTGAGTCTTCTCTCATCTCATTAGTTCATCTAAATCTGGAGCCTAAGCTAACCTCTGCTATTACCTCAGACCAGAGAGCAATCAGACCCTGGCGAGGTTCGCCAGACTGCTCTATTTTTAGAAGTCTCATCAACACAGATGATTACCAGCAAAacgaaagagtgtgtgtgagtgtgtacgcAGAGTCTTACAGCGCAAACCACGGGGGGGCGACTTTGAGGTTGTAACTGGGGAGGAACTGAGTTGGTTTATTTCTGGAGCATGTGTTGCTCTGGTCCAGGGACCAACAGCTGAGCATGTGCCAGTGCAAGGGCAAGTCATGATGAGTCTGTCCCTGCAGTGACGACCAGATGCAGGTTCTGATTATCAACATCGGCGCTGACCTTCagtctgagcacacacactcagtaacacaatccctgccgtgtgtgtgtgtgtgtgattgcataCATGCAAGACGGTGTTTCTCAGCCTTTTATTAAGGCATCACTTTCATTTGTCTCCCTCAGAAACTTCAAACCAGCGAgtcctctgctctgtcattAAATGATTGGCTCAGGTTATTACCAAAGCAAACTGGGTTTTCAAACCACAGGTCCCCTCATCATCTGAGCAGCAGACGGAGGCCGAGACAGATGAAAAGTAAGGCTGGAGACGTTTTCCAGTTTAACCGAGTCATGACCAGAAGCCTTCATCTAAATCAGAGTGAAGGTCTGTGGGTTGCCAAATGACAGGGAGCCCGGGAGGAGCCGCCTAAAGGGGCCTGTGGTCCGgactctgctcctctgctctgagTGGAGTGCTTAATGCTGAGATCTGACTCTGCTGTGGTTTAAACATCAGCTATTCAAGTGTAAACTACCTCTTTTATCGTCTGATGCTGTTACATCATCTGTTGATTTTAATGTAACACAACTTATTAATTAGACGCTCAGCTGTTCTTCACCTCAGCAGTAATTACCTCCATGAACCCGGCCATAACACGAAGCTGGTGGTTTCTATCTAACCTGCTCTGATTTCTGTGAATCTAAAGTAATGACGGTGCCTTAAAGAGTAAACTGAGTGTCACCTACAGTTCGGCTTTAAGGGGAGTCATGAATGACTGACTCCCTCTGGTGGACAGTAATGAAAcaacagggaggagggagccACAACACATTCAAAGTAGACTGTGAGAGCAGGAGTACTGATCTTAGATCATATATGATCATATGTCATATTTTAGTCATTAAAAGGTATTTTCACATGTGGAATGtcgtgtttttaaaaatgtttcttctcGTTTCAAATCGTTTTAGACAAACTGTGACGTGATGtggagtttgtgttgtttggttgttgtctgtttgctgcaccTGACACCTTAGGGACTGAGGATGGTTACTGTTGTTGGGCATGCTGTAAATAAAGCATTCACAAAAAACTGGCTGgcaaactgatttattttgtaGAAAATAAATATCACATTCAAACATTCACGTTATATAAACTGCACTTTGGTCAAAAACGGTCAGCTACagtataaaatgtgtgtttagtCCTAAAAGAGTCACAGACAGAATCACAGACCTGGTGAACATCATCATCTACAACTAACTACGTCTAACTCATCAAAGCTGGTTTAGTCTTCGATCCACGTTACACCACATCGtatcacacagaaacatgtaaaAGGTGAATAAAAGATCAGCAGGATATTAACAACAGTTCATACCTTCACCGGCTCGAGCGATGTGGTCGATGCTGAACTTGTCAGACGCTCAGTCCTTTCATGCCATCAACCAGTCAACCACAGGTCCAACGTCAGTCCACTTCAGACCCTCGAGGGGgagcctgtgtgtctgtgttgacgCTTGCTCAccttcatgcacacacagatgttcagTCACTCAGTTCCTCTCAGTATGGATGACCGATCCAAAGCAAATGTCCTCAGCTTCCGTTAGACTGCTTCAGAGGTGAAGTGTCCTCATCAGGAGTCTCCAGTCATGATGGTGAGAAACTCCTCCTGGTTTactggaagacagagagaagacgTTCAGTCAGAAAAAAGCTTGATGCTCATTTTGAACATaaaagaataacaaaataataatctattatatgtatatgtatattatatgTGTATCATATAATAAATATACTTTTAACATCTTCTCATTTGATAAAGAATTCAGTCTTTATCATTTTGGCTGATGTTCGATGGAAAGACTCGACTGCTAATATGATTCCAGCCTACAGCTGGGCAGAGAGCCTCACTCACACCTGAGGTAAGAACACAGCGCTGACCACTTACTTTCACCATCTCCATCAGTGTCGAACTCATCGATCATGCTGCGCAGCTCCTCGTCGCTGATGTTCTCCCCGAGTTCTCGAGCTACTCGTCGCAGgttcctcagactgatcttccCCGATTCGTCATCATCAAACAACTTGAAGGCCTTCATGATCTCCTCCTTCGGGTCTCGCTCCAGGATGCGATCAGTCACTGCGGGAAGACATGAACAGGATGAACTGAAGCACCTTAGTCAGAGTGAAGATTTATTCATACTGTGCATCATGAGCAGGTGAACTCACCTACTTCGTTGAAATCCTCAAATGTTATTTTGCCATTTCCCTCTCGGCCATAGTCTTTAAGAATCTTCTGAACATCCGCTTTCTTCACCTCAAAGCCGAGCGCTCGCATCGCCACCTGCAGGAAGGTTTCCATGGTGATACACATTCAAACGGCCACTCTTAATGATCAGAATCGATCAGCTAATCCCCTCTGCATTAACCCATGGTTTAAAAGTCTGGTACAagctgaatgcacacacaccgtGTGAACAGGGTGTAGTACAGATTCCAGTTCAGACCTGAGCCAGCTGCTGGCCGCTGTCCTTGGTGTTTGTCTGGGTTTGCTCACCTTCAGTTCGTGGTAATCGATCTCTTTATCTTTGTCGGTGTCAAACAGCTCGAACGCTTCTTTGATCTCATGTTTCTGATCCTCGGTgagctctctcctcttcttaCGCTTGGTTTTGTCAGCTGTGAGCTCAGCTCTGGAAACACAGATGTCAGTGTTACAACAAACTCTGTGAGCCAGTCAGGAAGTTCAGCTTCATCACCACTGCCAACATTTTTACAGCACTAACTCCACCTGTCGCTCTTCGGTCAACACTTCTTTCATAACTACCGGCTTCTTTAAGATACGCGTCCGGTGAAGTCTGAAAAACCCCGAAGGTCGGTTCAGATCGTCTGTAGCGACATTTTACAGAAGCAGAACATCCTGCTCCGGTCGCAGAATCCGCTGTAACACCCGTTTACCCTTCACTCAGTGCGAACCACAGAGTTAAACCTATCGGCTGCGGCTCAGTACGAAGCAGCAGCTAACTACAAGCTGTAACTTAGTTAACGAGTTAGCGGGTGTTTCACACAGCCAAACATGCTAACGCTAGCTAACGCGACAGAGCTAGCCTTCACGCTGCTGGCGCATTAAGATGAAATCTGTGGAGACACGAAGAGCAGAGGACACGGACTGGTTTACCTCAGAGACAG is a window of Toxotes jaculatrix isolate fToxJac2 chromosome 16, fToxJac2.pri, whole genome shotgun sequence DNA encoding:
- the cetn3 gene encoding centrin-3, yielding MSLSLRAELTADKTKRKKRRELTEDQKHEIKEAFELFDTDKDKEIDYHELKVAMRALGFEVKKADVQKILKDYGREGNGKITFEDFNEVVTDRILERDPKEEIMKAFKLFDDDESGKISLRNLRRVARELGENISDEELRSMIDEFDTDGDGEINQEEFLTIMTGDS